A window of the Candidatus Poribacteria bacterium genome harbors these coding sequences:
- a CDS encoding nicotinate phosphoribosyltransferase, which produces MALAVDLYELTMAAAYFDNGITHRSTFDLFIRKLPPNRGYLIAAGLEQAVHYLVNLRFSPEHIRFLREHPIFRNVSDEFFNYLREFRFTGDLRAIPEGELVFPSEPILSVTAPIIEAQIVETYLLSVINYQTMVATKASRVVLAARGRSVVDFGSRRAHGPQAGILAARASYIGGCYGTSNVLAGYELGIPIVGTVAHSWNMTFDSEMESFISYYKVFPHNTTLLIDTYDTIEGARKAVRIGPDLKGVRIDSGDLLRLSREVREILDSNGMGHVKIVASGDLNEYKIDELLRNGAPIDLFGVGTEMVTSRDEPTLSAVYKLVEQDRGGRSIPKMKLSDEKITYPGRKQVYRQRDERGKFKRDIICRVDEELEGERLLVDVMRNGELCYDLPPIDRIKEKAMRNLSDLPEEYKRLIDPEEYPVLRSKQLEEFKRETEERILRMEIAEHE; this is translated from the coding sequence ATGGCGCTGGCCGTTGACCTGTATGAGCTCACCATGGCGGCCGCGTATTTTGATAACGGCATAACTCATAGATCTACGTTTGACCTCTTCATAAGGAAACTGCCGCCGAACAGGGGATATCTGATAGCCGCCGGCCTGGAACAGGCCGTTCATTATCTTGTCAACCTCAGGTTTTCGCCCGAACACATACGATTTCTGCGCGAGCACCCGATCTTCCGCAATGTCAGCGACGAGTTCTTCAATTATCTGCGTGAGTTCCGGTTCACAGGAGATCTGAGGGCGATTCCCGAAGGGGAATTGGTCTTTCCCAGCGAGCCGATCCTCAGTGTCACAGCGCCGATCATCGAGGCGCAGATCGTAGAGACATACCTTCTATCGGTCATAAACTACCAGACAATGGTGGCGACAAAGGCATCGCGGGTGGTTCTGGCCGCCCGCGGGAGGAGCGTTGTGGATTTCGGAAGCAGAAGGGCTCATGGACCTCAGGCAGGGATCTTGGCAGCCAGAGCCTCATATATCGGGGGATGTTATGGTACCTCCAACGTGCTGGCGGGTTATGAGCTTGGGATACCCATCGTCGGGACGGTCGCCCATTCCTGGAACATGACCTTCGATAGCGAGATGGAATCCTTTATAAGTTATTATAAGGTTTTTCCCCATAACACCACCTTGCTCATAGACACTTACGACACGATCGAGGGTGCCAGAAAGGCGGTCAGAATAGGCCCCGATCTGAAGGGAGTCAGGATAGACAGCGGCGATCTGCTGAGGCTAAGCCGTGAGGTAAGGGAGATTCTGGATTCAAACGGCATGGGACACGTCAAAATCGTTGCCAGCGGCGATCTGAACGAATATAAGATAGATGAGCTTCTCCGTAACGGCGCGCCCATAGACTTGTTCGGCGTCGGAACGGAGATGGTTACCTCACGCGATGAGCCCACTCTCAGCGCCGTTTATAAGCTTGTCGAGCAGGATCGAGGGGGAAGGAGCATACCTAAGATGAAACTCAGCGATGAAAAGATCACATACCCTGGCAGAAAGCAGGTCTACAGACAGAGGGATGAACGGGGAAAGTTCAAACGAGACATCATATGCCGCGTCGACGAGGAGTTGGAGGGCGAAAGGCTGCTGGTGGACGTGATGAGGAATGGAGAACTGTGCTATGATCTTCCACCCATCGACCGAATAAAGGAGAAGGCTATGAGGAACCTGTCCGACCTTCCTGAGGAATACAAGCGTCTGATCGATCCGGAGGAATATCCGGTTCTGAGAAGCAAACAACTGGAGGAATTCAAAAGGGAAACTGAGGAGAGAATTCTCAGGATGGAGATCGCCGAACATGAATAA
- a CDS encoding succinylglutamate desuccinylase/aspartoacylase family protein — MNKAKIQVEHLIAEAGSKVEGFLRVGEMQDGTPIRVPLAIINGWYPGKTLYIQAASDGNELNGIAVVQYLLQRIDSSSLHGAIIAVPIANPMAFHHRQSRSPVDGMKMNRCFPGKPNGTYSERIAYRLYHSAVKKADLCIDLHQGGVGRMIDEVRVRVGEGNRCYKESMELARIFGLGYILDKKGPDGQLARVAPEDGIPTVDPELGGTHGWDIESIRRGIRGVINVLRYYDFLPGQPEIPSGQIVVHNFKEIIANRGGFLRMRAKLGDNLNEGDLIADILDPFGNVVERIKSPCHGVLWSHKPYPMTSSGEIVATLGVEVGYI; from the coding sequence ATGAATAAGGCCAAAATCCAGGTGGAGCATCTGATAGCCGAGGCGGGATCGAAGGTAGAGGGGTTTCTGCGGGTGGGCGAGATGCAGGACGGAACGCCGATCAGAGTTCCACTCGCCATCATAAACGGCTGGTATCCGGGTAAAACCCTCTACATTCAAGCTGCCAGCGATGGTAACGAGCTGAACGGCATAGCTGTGGTGCAATATCTGCTTCAGAGGATCGATTCCTCCTCACTACATGGAGCCATTATCGCCGTGCCTATCGCTAACCCCATGGCGTTTCATCACCGTCAGTCACGCAGCCCGGTGGACGGGATGAAGATGAACAGATGTTTCCCCGGCAAACCCAACGGCACCTACAGCGAACGGATCGCCTATAGGTTATACCACTCGGCCGTTAAAAAGGCCGACCTGTGTATAGATCTCCACCAAGGCGGCGTAGGAAGGATGATAGATGAAGTGAGGGTGAGGGTGGGAGAGGGAAACAGATGTTATAAGGAATCAATGGAGCTTGCCAGGATCTTCGGACTAGGTTATATCCTCGACAAAAAAGGCCCGGACGGTCAGTTGGCTCGTGTAGCCCCTGAAGATGGAATCCCAACGGTAGATCCCGAGCTCGGTGGGACACATGGATGGGATATCGAGAGCATCAGACGGGGCATACGCGGGGTGATCAACGTGCTCAGGTATTACGATTTTCTGCCCGGCCAGCCCGAGATACCGTCCGGACAGATCGTGGTGCACAACTTTAAGGAAATCATAGCTAACAGAGGCGGTTTCCTCCGAATGCGAGCGAAGCTGGGCGATAATCTGAACGAGGGAGATCTGATAGCCGATATCCTCGATCCCTTTGGGAACGTGGTGGAGAGGATAAAATCCCCATGTCATGGGGTTTTGTGGTCACATAAGCCCTATCCCATGACCTCAAGCGGGGAGATTGTAGCTACGCTTGGGGTAGAAGTGGGCTACATCTAG
- a CDS encoding amidohydrolase, translated as MLGKIQGLIDEIFSDVVQIRRQIHMFPELKDETVKTASLVASVLEGAGVEIRRYIGGNGVVGLIRGRYEKPCVALRADMDALPIQEENDVPYRSRIDGVMHACGHDVHTAILVGVGMILSSIHPQISGTVKLIFQPAEEVGTGAKAMIEEGVMEEPHVDRIFGLHVWPHLNVGEIGVRSGPSMANMDWFRIKIKGIGGHGAQPHQTRDPIAASAYLITQLQTIVSRSVSPIDPAVVTVGKIEGGTACNIIPSEVRMEGTVRSLDPEVRTLIIERMRSILNGIELSMGVKCDLSYEMGSPVVYNDPQLADLVRSVGAEILGEDKVFEVEPSMGGEDFAFYLEYAPGVFFRIGVRDEERGFVSQIHSPTFDVPEEAMKVGMLMMASLAIRGLSL; from the coding sequence ATGTTGGGGAAGATCCAGGGTCTGATCGATGAGATATTCTCCGATGTCGTCCAAATACGGCGTCAGATACATATGTTCCCCGAGCTGAAGGATGAGACCGTTAAAACGGCCAGCTTGGTCGCATCCGTCCTGGAGGGAGCCGGGGTTGAAATCAGGCGATATATCGGCGGAAACGGCGTGGTGGGGCTGATAAGGGGGAGATATGAGAAACCCTGCGTGGCTTTAAGGGCCGATATGGACGCTCTGCCGATTCAGGAGGAGAACGACGTGCCGTATCGATCCAGAATCGATGGGGTCATGCACGCCTGCGGACATGATGTTCATACGGCGATCTTGGTCGGAGTCGGTATGATACTCAGCTCGATCCACCCTCAGATTTCCGGAACGGTTAAGTTGATCTTCCAGCCCGCCGAGGAGGTCGGTACAGGCGCAAAGGCGATGATCGAGGAAGGCGTCATGGAGGAACCCCATGTCGATCGGATATTCGGATTGCATGTATGGCCGCATCTGAACGTCGGAGAGATAGGGGTGCGATCGGGGCCGTCGATGGCGAACATGGATTGGTTCAGGATAAAGATCAAAGGGATCGGCGGTCACGGTGCCCAACCACATCAGACCAGAGATCCGATCGCCGCCTCCGCATATCTCATAACGCAGCTCCAGACCATCGTCAGCCGATCCGTCTCACCCATCGATCCGGCCGTCGTGACGGTCGGGAAAATAGAGGGCGGAACGGCGTGTAACATCATACCGAGCGAGGTCAGGATGGAGGGAACGGTCAGATCGCTCGATCCGGAGGTGCGGACTCTGATCATCGAGAGGATGAGATCCATCTTAAACGGCATTGAGCTCTCTATGGGAGTTAAGTGTGATCTCTCCTATGAGATGGGCTCGCCCGTCGTGTATAACGATCCACAACTCGCAGATCTAGTTCGATCGGTCGGAGCGGAGATACTAGGAGAGGATAAGGTCTTTGAGGTCGAGCCAAGCATGGGAGGGGAGGATTTCGCCTTCTACCTGGAATATGCGCCTGGAGTCTTCTTCAGGATAGGGGTTAGGGACGAGGAGAGAGGATTCGTGAGCCAGATACACTCCCCGACCTTCGACGTGCCGGAGGAGGCGATGAAGGTGGGAATGTTGATGATGGCCTCGCTGGCGATCAGAGGGTTAAGCCTCTAG